From a region of the Cygnus atratus isolate AKBS03 ecotype Queensland, Australia chromosome 3, CAtr_DNAZoo_HiC_assembly, whole genome shotgun sequence genome:
- the B3GNT2 gene encoding N-acetyllactosaminide beta-1,3-N-acetylglucosaminyltransferase 2, which yields MSVGRRRLKLLGILMMVNIFIYVIVEVSKSGSQEKNAKGRVIIPRSKFWRKYTPHKAYWNKQQQKLELLYNPILTLLSNMTVEENLISNASVLSSCDPDPWVTSEVSDFANLPERFKDFLLYLRCRNYSLLMDQPNKCKHKPFLLLAIKSLIPHFDRRQAIRESWGKEIESGDITVRRVFLLGQTPPEDNFPDLSDMIKFESETHQDILLWNYRDTFFNLTLKEVLFLKWVSSSCADVQFIFKGDDDVFVNTHQILDYLKSLSKDKAKDLFIGDVIKDAGPHREKKLKYYIPESVYEGSYPPYAGGGGFLYSGDLALRLNNASDQVLLYPIDDVYTGMCLQKLGLAPEKHKGFKTFDIEEKYRNNICSYTNLMLVHSRKPQEMIKIWTRLQDPHLNC from the coding sequence ATGAGTGTTGGACGCAGAAGATTAAAGCTGCTGGGAATTCTGATGATGGTAAACATTTTTATCTATGTGATTGTGGAAGTCTCCAAAAGTGGCAGCCAAGAGAAGAATGCAAAAGGCCGTGTTATTATACCACGCAGCAAATTCTGGAGGAAATACACTCCTCACAAAGCTTATTGGAACAAGCAGCAACAGAAGCTCGAACTGCTGTACAACCCGATTCTGACTTTGCTTTCCAATATGACTGTGGAAGAGAACTTAATTTCTAACGCGAGTGTTCTCAGTTCCTGTGACCCTGACCCATGGGTGACTTCAGAGGTTAGTGACTTTGCAAACTTGCCAGAAAGATTCAAAGACTTCCTGCTTTATTTGAGATGTAGAAATTACTCATTACTAATGGATCAGCCAAACAAGTGCAAACATAaacctttcctgctgctggctaTTAAGTCACTTATACCACACTTTGATAGAAGGCAAGCAATTAGGGAATCCTGGGGGAAGGAAATAGAATCAGGAGATATAACAGTCAGAAGGGTCTTCCTCCTTGGGCAGACCCCACCAGAGGATAATTTTCCTGACCTTTCAGACATGATAAAATTTGAGAGTGAAACCCACCAAGACATTCTGCTCTGGAACTACAGAGACACTTTCTTCAATTTAACTCTGAAAGAGGTGCTGTTTCTCAAGTGGGTGAGCAGCAGTTGCGCAGATGtccagtttatttttaagggcGATGACGATGTTTTTGTGAATACCCATCAGATCCTGGATTACTTGAAGAGCTTATCAAAGGACAAAGCCAAAGACTTATTCATAGGTGATGTGATCAAAGATGCTGGACCtcacagggaaaagaaattgaagtaCTACATCCCAGAAAGTGTTTATGAAGGTTCGTATCCTCCGTACGCAGGAGGCGGTGGGTTTCTGTACTCTGGTGATCTGGCATTAAGACTGAATAATGCGTCCGACCAGGTACTCCTGTATCCTATTGATGACGTTTATACTGGAATGTGCCTTCAGAAGCTTGGGCTGGCTCCGGAAAAACACAAAGGTTTCAAAACATTCGACattgaagagaaatacagaaataacataTGTTCCTACACAAACTTAATGTTAGTGCATAGTAGAAAACCTCAAGAAATGATTAAGATTTGGACACGCTTGCAAGATCCACACTTAAATTGCTAA